The sequence AGGTGAGGAAattctaatagaatactaactTGAAAAGCAGGCTCAGTTCCATTTGGAATGTACAACCATAGAAaagggagaagaagaagaagaataatttttttttttgtgtctttattaaggagactttcagcccgaggctggctcgtctccggtagAAGAAGAATAAGTGCAGAAATCATCATCTAACTTATTCTTCATATCGGGTTACAcagcaggttttttttttattttttgttttcgattcttGGATAAGTTAgaccaggcctgcccaaccttttcaagctacgggccaatttttagaattcacACATGCTAGCGGgaccagaaaatattttccacataactttttaaattttttctaaataattattgtttttttgcattttctagaaaaactaaacacgattTAATTGCgttcaaacaatatttttttgtttattaagaTTTCGTCGTTGCATTAGAGATTCATTTGAAACATCAATCTATTCACACCGTTTACCGGAAGTTGGAAATGGAAATTTCATTACTTTACAAGCATATTGAATGACGAGAGAAATGTTCCAGATTTCAGCAACACACTATGCCAAAGTGCTTTATGTTCAAGTCATTTAGATGTTTGGCGATATCTGCTATAGAAGCCAATTCACTCATCTATTCAGTATCATTCAGCTCGAGCAGTGGTTTTCCTTTATCTTGTAGAAATAGTGCcattttctttttgaaaagAATAAAATCTCCCAAGCATTAAATTTGCAATAATACAGAATGTCTCCGTTTTCGGCTTTTATTTCCGTTAACATCATTTATAATGGGTTCCCTAACGTTGATAAAGTCGATTTTCTTAATAATGAGCGTTTTCGCATATCGATTCTTTTGGTGGCAATAGCAGGGAAATATCGCCATACCTATGTATGTGATTGCTTTTCCTTGCTTAGAATTGTCACAACGCCATTGTTCTTTCCTGTCATTGCCGGTGCTCCATCAATAGTAAGGTCACTTAAGTTTTCGAAGGAGAAAAAAGTTCTTTTACACAGGTTTTAACAACCCTCAGGTTTTCCCCGTTAGTTGTTCCCTGCATTGGGAATAGAGCTGCCAATTTCTCTGTCATTCAAAAATGACCATGAAGAAAGTCACCTTTCCCACGTTTTTCACGTCAGTATTTTCATCGTTTGCGAGAGAGTGGAATATGAAGTTGGcgacgttttcgcgcaatgtagctttcaaatcttctgcgagAACTTTTACTTTTTTGGCTTTATTATCGAGAATTTCAGCCCGAGGATGGCTCGTCTCGAACTTTTACTCTTCACCGTGTTCCCCGCAAACTAATGCTACTGAAGCAGGCTGTTTCCTTAGGACACGATGTCAACAACAGCCAAAATGCATTCCTTAACAAGTCCTCcgtcctggaaaggtttcatccgttttgccaaaatcttACTAACCAAAATCTTACTAACTGGCTCGTACTGTATTTTCAGACTTCGTATTAGCTTGAGTGAAAAGAATTTGTAGCTTTTATAAACCATaccaataatttgaatcaataaataaaatgaaattctaTCAACTTTTGTTTCCTGCCTGGGCCctttcaaatatcatatttcatagaatgcttggattcagattttattccttcaatatAGCAAAAAATTTCGAGCAAATTAATCAAACCGGCCTTCCTTCTTTCAACGTGAAGATAAACTACTTTGATCAATCTTTATTGAAAACGCGATATTCCACCACCAACCTTTTGGTTTTGTATCTTGGGGTCGCTTATGCAATCATTtcaaattatgtaaaatattatgaatgatttgtttatcggctttatcggtcatttctactcaaagtatgagggagtagataatcgaaagataattgaaaatcattagaTTGAAAGCCATTCGCtagggcgcgaacaagtatgaagcgatagagggtgaaagggagaaaggaagaccatctattgaacagcacacaatcgaagcgtgaatcttcttgcctaacgcCCTGGTTGTGGACGGCTTGGTTAGTGGTATGGAAACCACCGAACTAGATGTAAAACAGAACAGCACATGGGGAGATCGTTGCCTGGAtctttttgcctgtcttggcacggtggtttccataccactaaccaagccgtccacaaccagggcgttaggcaagaagattcacgcttcgattgtgtgctgttcaatagatggtcttcctttcttcctttcaccctctatcgcttcatacttgttcgcgccctaGCGAATGGCTTTCAAtctaatgattttcaattatctttcgattatctactccctcatactttgagtagaaatgaccgataaagccgataaacaaatcattcaccacaatcacggtcgtaaaatctgtttcaattatgtaaaatattatttttcgtttcaaattcaaattaatgattaattgcatattattcggcaactcgggcgtacgcaaatcattttttttgttaaatatcttggctgtgcatatgcacagcacatgtttcgaattggacaaattgatatgaaattttgcgaaaaagaatccacacgctgcgggccacaaaaaatggagccgagggccgcacccggcccgcgggccgtaggTTGGGCAGCCCTGAGTTAGACGCTTTaaaaatatgagttctttgGAAAACTTGTTCTTAATTAAGTTTAATGATAGACTAAGACAATagtatttattagtttttttttgttcggaaagcagaaaaatgttggcttaggcattttacttttttttctcaaatgaaTTCATAAGGTTTTGCATAATACAAGCCaaaatttttccagaagttgGATGTGTTGAAAAATTAAAGTAAAATAGTTATACGTTAACCAAGCTTCTATATTGTTCCTCAGCTCCAATTGAGAGACTTATTTTCGGCGAGTAGTTCTGAGTGATGCAATTTAACTGTGGACACCCTTCATTCATTAGActgaaaataattggattttccAAGGATATTGACGAAGAGGAATTGATATCTAAGTTGAGAAAATAGAACCCTGCAACGAATACTCTCGATCTGAAATTAATCCGAATACATAAAAATGAGTCACAAAAAAGCAATCATATGTCAGTCATACTAGAAACAGATGCACGCTTCTTCCGTTTGAAAATGATGCCCCAACATTCCAGTACTCGTCACTCCCACATCAGCAACGAAAACGATGGTTTGTACATCAACTATCAGAATGTTCGCGGGCTTCGTACCAAAATCGACGATTTCTTTTTGGCGGTATGCGAAGGGGATTACGATGTTGTTGTATTAACCGAAACTTGGCTCTATGAAGCCATACAATCAGCACAGCTTTTTGGACGCCACTACTCGGTGTTCAAAATTGATCCTTTGGATAACCGTGGCGGTGGTGTACTAATCGCAGTGTTATCTTAGTTCAATTgtgctcgtgattctgctatcgTTAGTGATACCCTCGAACAATTATGGGTCCGAGTCAATATGCCTGGATTCATTATTAGCATTGGGGTTGTGTACTGGCCACCTGATCGTTGGAACAATCTTGATGATATTCAACGCCATCTAGAATCTATCGAAACGGTTAATTCTACACACAGGGCTAACGCAAAGGCCCTGCTCGGTGATTACAATCAATCTGCGATTCGTTGGTGTTTGGCCGAGAGTTCTCACCCGACTGTTGACTTGACACGTTCTCTTCTATCAGAATCCAGTTGCGCATTGTTGGACGGATTCAACTTTCATGGATTGACCCAGATCAACTCTATCGTTAATTCAAATGGTCGTATACTTGATCTCGTTCTGGCAAACGATGCAGTGCTGCCTAGTTGCGCAATACGCCCTGCTCTTGAACCGCTGACACCTGTTGATGTCAACCATCCTCCGCTTACCTTGGAGTTGTCGTATGTGTCGCCAATTACCTTTGAGTCTAGACATGATTCGAGCAGTTATAATTTCCGAAAAGCAGATTACTCTGCATTGAATAAAATGCTACTTGCAATGGATTGGGATTGCATCAATTCATTTGATAACGTCGACGGTGCTGTGGACTTTTTCACCGACAGTATCGTTCGTGTATTTGCTATCTATGTTCCGATTGTTGGAGCTGCACGAAAGCCCGCGTGGTCCAATCACAGATTACGAATACTTAAACATCgccgttcctctgcacttcGAAGATATCAGCATcagttcaatagtgccagcagtGTATACAGAAGTTATCAGTTTTTGTATTCTCGATTCATCGGTCGCACACAACGAAATCTGCGTCTAAATCCCAAGCAATTCTGGACATTTGTTAGGTCCAAACAGAATGAAGATGGTCTTCCTACGTCAATACAACTGAATGGTGTTTCTGCTGACACTCTAGCTGACAAATGCGAGCTCTTTGCTAAACAATCTAATACCTCCTTCAACGATTTCTCAGCTTCGCTATCTCTTGTCACCGAGGCTTCTCGTGACACTCCAGGTGACACTCCTCGTGATGTACTGTACTGAACTCTTTCCCATCAGTGATGAAGATGTGTGCCGAGCGATCCGGAATCTGAAATTTTCGTTCTGCGCTGCTTTGCTGCTTTGCTGCGCCTGTGTTCGAGCGCTCTTATTAAACCGTTAGCAAAAATCTTCAATCTTTCGCTTCGAACCAGAACGTTTCCCATGCGCTGGAAGTCGTCATACCTTTTTCCAGTTTATAAGAAAGGAAACAAATACGACGTGAGCAACTATCGTGGAATAACCACTCTCTCCGCTTGTTCGAAAGTTTTTGAAATAATAATGAACGATACGCTCTTCGCCTGCTGCAGGCAGTACATCTCTACGGACCAGCATGGATTTTTCCCTAAGAGATCGATCACGACCAACTTGACAACATTCACAACAACTTGTATTGGGGCTCTTGACAATGGGCGGCAAGTGGATGCGGTATACTTAGATCTTAAAGCTGCTTTTGACCGAGTGGATCATCGTATTCTACTTGGCAAACTTGAGAAGTTGGGAGTTTCCATTGCGTGTGTTGATTGGTTTAGATCTTACCTGACGGATCGAAAATTGCATGTGAAAGTCGGATCATCTCTTTCGGATCCCTTCGTCACGCCATCTGGTGTTATATTGTTTTCGATATTCGTTAACGATGTGACACTGGTGCTACCACCTGGTGTGAGACTGCTCCATGCTGACGATGAAAAGCTTTACATTGTTGTCAACAGTCTTGAAGACTACATTCAACTACAAATGCTTTTAACCCGTTTAGAAGGGTGGTGCGTGCGTAACTGCTTGTCACTCAGTATCCATAAATGTCAGACAATAAcgttcagcagaaaacgaaaGCCTATCATCTATAATTACACGCTGTCTGGGACAGTTTTTGAGCGAGTGAACCACATCAGGGATTTAGGAGTTATATTTGAAGACGCACTAACTTTCCGTTTCCACTACGATAACGTGATTTCTAAGGCAAACCGACAACTTGGCTTTATAATGAAAATCGCCAAAGGATTCCGTGACCCTTATTGCCTGCGATCACTATATTGTGCGCTTGTACGATCAATATTGGAATTTGCTGTCACTGTCTGGTGCCCTTACCAAACCACTTGGATCTCGAGGATCGAATGCAAAAGTTCGTGCGCTTTGCATTGCGCAATCAAACATTGGCGGGATGGCCAACGTTTCACTCCTTATGAAAACCGCTGTCGGTTGCTTGGACTGGATACCTTAGATGTTCGACGCCGTGTGGCACAGGCCATGTTTGTAGCGAAAatcctggctggcacttgaaaaagttgttcgaagtgctcgaacaagcgtttcagctggtcagttgggtcggtcaataactgatcattcgcgtctttcacaggcatcgttgcattcatctttgctccacttaagcgtcgtgagCAGTGCATTAAAATGTACTGTCATGAACTGTAAATCGTATTGTTGCATGTGTGACATTCATGAAAGACAAAATACTATTGCATGACATGCCAAAAAATGTCATGAGCTACCGTGACATTTTTCTTTGCGACATAAGAATTGtcacaaaacaaacaaataatataatataattttgaatgtgATGAATACATCATCAATGAAACTAAATATTTGATAATTAATACAGTTCATTATATGTTGAGCTCgctttttgtgtattttttacgTGGATTGTGGAAATTATAagttcattaaaatttaattttcttttttattggtATTGAGATTAAACAGGTTGAGGTTAAATCAGAGGTTGATACcatcatatcaacattataacaatcGTTGATATAACTATACTGTAAAAAATCTACTTTCTTctaaggtaattgcctacttcaCGTATAAAAATCTGGTACGCTACAacgacggatttccatccataatgtaggccagcggttctcaacctggggtacatgtaaccctgggggtacctttgctggtcTCTAGGGGTACTTGTAGCCTTGCGAAAAAAAGCAGGGGGTACCTCAAGCCATGCAAAGGTCTGAAGGGGTACCAGTTCAGGTTGATAACCgctaatgtaggcaattaactatgTACTAGCTATTAAAATCGAAcatagattcaagttatactggagaTAATTACCTTCGCTTTTTTTCcaatacacccaatattttttttacacggttggtattctttaatttcccgatTAACCTGATCTTTCGCAGCTTTTTATACtacaattttctttgatttttgcctttctcgtatacaaagtatacgtaaaggctataggatcactccaaaaccgaacttttgatagaatgctcggagacctatagtgttatataccaatcgacttagctcgacgaattgaggtcgACCTCCTATGCTAGAGGATTCTGTTGTTCCTTTTTTttgtgagagaagaaggggaatgcggggtttgagtaagttaccatcagcgtgtgatgatttattaccacctcagcgtgccggtgagcagcaagccatgactcgccctcttcttgtcagatctcagtGGCGTGCCCACACACCGACGGAGAGCTactgtcatcgcatttcgctccAGCTATTTGGAACCGCACAGtctataatttttattatactTTTTTTGAGTGATGtatagggtgccaatggaatgtatgggaaaaaaattgtcatcgaatttcaaaaaacgacattactcacaagtttcattaccccaaaatattaccccacgcaaaatttgaggtcaatcggacatgattcaagggtgcctaaaattcatcatagTTTTGAAATGTTTACCCATGAAAGAAAATTGCTAGGCAATGTTTACTACACTGAggtttatttttacgcggtaccggtaccgcatgaattcaaaacacaacgtgtaaagatcaggttacaaaaaaaatcaaaattttgattgcaatattttaagcacccctaaatcatgtccgatggagctcaaattttggataggggcatattttagggcttaggGAATGTTTGCGTAACGTTCGGTTTTCAAATTTCATCATAGGAAATTTGTTCGAAGTCCGAAAACAGtcgtttttttccaaaaaattaattctcaaagtttcatgcattttaagtcctttggcatcaaaaaacaaaaaaaaaaattcccttgtgagaaaaaaaaaattttggttaattttgagcacccctaaatcatgtccgatttagctcaaattttgcatagggggacGTATGCGTATCGTCCGATGTAAAATttgatgtaaaaaaaaatttcatcaacttaaaaaaataccaaagtCCCAAAAATAAGAgaaaaagcgtttttttttcaattttttttaaataacgtcagatctcgacgtttcatgcattttcaagtCATTtgacatcaaaaacaaaatttcgattttcgacttttcttttggtcctttgggaaaattttcatgggtaaaaattcaaaaccacccctaaatcatgtcccattgagctcaaattttgcatggggtcatattttggggtaataaaacttgtgagcaaggtgcttttttttaaattcgaaaattttcaTTGGTACCTGCTAATGTATAAAATAATTAATgtatataatttattttctatagaaaaagagaacgctgtttgttatcattttgatgcatgcaaaatatgtttattgtttattgattTACATCAAGATCCATTTTTCATCTCGCCCATTTTGACGTTATTTCATGATATATGCCAGCTTCTGATTGATTATTTATTTCACAACGGATCAGGCAGCTTGATATACcacaacatttttcaaaatttttccgTCAAGAATTAGTTACTtcttttataaatattatttaGGCTTTCTATATTGGTTATTGGTATCTAGAGCGAACCAGGGTCTATACAACAATTGAAATCACATGTGGTGATTTCCACAGAAATGtatgaagaaattttctaaatccaaaaAGATTCGCAAAGCAATTCTAGCCGAAAAGTTGCTGATAAATTCCCGTAAGAAAAGTTTTAAAGCAATTACCGCAAACAATTTTGTCGGAGTTACCGCATgagcttctggagaaagctTTCACAAGAATTAAACAAGGCTTCTTCCTACAAAGATGCCAAAACCTCTATCTTCTGTAAAAAGCGGTCCTCATAGAAAAAGTTTTGACCAGGCTTAGACTGCTTAGTTCTTAACCTTGGCCATCTAGAAGGGTtgtaatgattttttaaattcatttttgaaacatacaAAATGTGTGAAGTTGTAATTtagaatcatatgaaaaaagCAGTAatattttgtagaacatttgataACAAACATTGAAACCCGAGGAGtggaaaatagctcaataatatcaaatcttgATTAGATAGCAGAAtgtgatatggacatgattgatatgagagataaaagatcagacgacgaTATCAATATTtcgcactaaaatatcatgaggagctatttgtaagaagtaatTTATATCATGTGCTATTggcttgttcttatccataacatatattgatattgaaatgatatctcaatgcaattttttgatattgttgcctgttcttttatctcttatatcaatcaagtccatatcatgttttgttattctgttcatggcttctgcacGGGAATTGGGCGCGCAGTTGTCCAAAGTCTTGGATTTTATGTATCGCGGAAATGGCGCAAATTTGTCGCAGAAAATATATCCCCGTAATAACCCTTCTAATACAACTTGGGCTATTTATGTACGAGTCTCTCACAGTCTCTCAGAGTCTCGCACAGGTTAATCACGAATTCCTCATTGATCATCCACGGTGCAATAAGACAAAGCTCATGGTTTGTTCACGGCTAACAATTCATGCATCGAGTAGAATTCGTTTTTGATTCGAATTGAATTGTAGAATACGTAAAACATAAACTCTTTAATCGAAGGGTTTTTGTTTGAAGAACAACTATCAATCAATCCCTCATTCAAAAAAACATGCAGCTATTTGTATGTTTTTGCAATAAACCATCCGAGATGCTTGATTATCATAACAAATCACCACAAACCCAAACAATACTCGCTGATAAGCAATGGTTCAAAATGCTGTGGTGGAGATATAATGAAAACCCTTTGAAGTGATTCACCCCACAATAAGAGTCAGCTCAATTCCCCAAACACCACTTACCACTTCCGGATTGCTGAAGATCAAGCTGTCCACAACCTCTGGATTGGAAACTGGCCAACACCTGACCGTTCCCAGCCAGAAACAGCACAGGGCCAATAGCACCGCCACCACCTGCCCAACAATCTGCATCGCTTTCACCGAGTGACGATTTCACCTAAACTGCTCTACGTAATATGACGGCGCGGGCTCGTAACACAGCACGCACGTGTTCTTCCGTTCCGCTCGAGTTCGACTGACTCAGTAACTCCTTCTGGGACCGAGTGCTCGTGTCCTGtaagaaaaattgattattcCTCTAGTGGTCAAGTGTCGACGCGCTTCGCTCCCCGCCTTTCACTCCGCGAGGAACAAGTGTTCTTTATAAGTGAAAAGTGCAAGCATGTTGGGCACACTTTGTGAATGAAGTGGCTTCCTGTTTCTACACCGACTAACAATCGTCGTCTTCGCCCGGCCAAGAACCAAGACGGTGATGGTTGATGAGTTGAATGGAAATTTAGCGCAACAAAGTGCGGGTGCTGCTGCTGGTTGGCTCGTGGGCATGCAGGCAAGGATAACAACAATTGTGCTATATGGCGTGGCTCACGTCCTTTTGTAATAAATTCGTAATACTTTGGCGGGCTGGTTGCAAAGTAGCGCCAGGCTGGTTCATGAATAtttgtgagttttttttagaacGAACGATTTTTTAATAAGTTTGCACTAGATGACAATTAAACTAATGTCTATACACTTTAATGCGCGATAGTCATTGTCGTGGACCAGCCTAGTATCAGCGAAAGCCCTCATGGCGATTTAATGTAAGGAATCACAAAGGACATGCGATACAAGCGTTGCTATGAACACTGTTGTTTGTACACTACAATAGTTCTCGCGAATGGGTCCGAGGTCAATATTTTAACTATGTACGACGATGACACTTTCACCTTCACCGTTGTGAATACGTGAGAATGAGAATAACCTAATTCTAGGATTTTCCGTGACCGAGCACCTGCGATTGTTCTTCTTTTGCCCATTGTTAAACCAACAAACAGCTCCATGCGCCTTATTAAGAAATTATCAACTGGGTTCACCTTTCACGCGGGATCACACTGACTGGTAAATTGGCGTCGGACTTTGCTCGGAACAGGATCCTCCGTCTTCGTTCGGTGCGCGTTCGATTTCAATTGATTGATAAACCCAGCTCGGTGATTGCTTTTATACGGTGCTGCTCCAAGCGGCACGCTCCGTGAAAGGTCGCAGTCATGCGGTCTGTCGTGGTTCTGGTTTTGTGCGGCGTGCTTCTGTGATTGGCAAGCAACAGGACTTTGACTTGTTCCAGAATGTGACTCGATTTCACGTATGGAACCGAGGAATGGTagcaaaataaaatgtccatAAAGAAGTGGAAATCTTTCATGAATATTCAGGGTATAAGcaacaaaaataatataaaatttccataaataattaataatttccataaaaaatagattatttccacgaaacaaaaatatattagtACTTGTAGAGTCAAAAATGGTAGTTATaagagaagaattttccataagttTCAATTAGTTTCAtcgaaaaatatacaaaatttctataaataaatcaatattagcaataaacaatcgaaaagttttctacaaaatatttatatttttccacAAGAAAAACCTTAAACCTTAAAAGcaataaagaaagaaaatttccacaataaaatcaaaaggaataaaattgatgagtttCTCCATGAACGAAAAACGCttctgaaataaaacaaatgctcagtttt comes from Armigeres subalbatus isolate Guangzhou_Male chromosome 2, GZ_Asu_2, whole genome shotgun sequence and encodes:
- the LOC134218066 gene encoding uncharacterized protein LOC134218066, producing the protein MQIVGQVVAVLLALCCFWLGTVRCWPVSNPEVVDSLIFSNPEVATQSMREIPQWHCLRYFKHDIHLMRRCRNYRLHMLRRPNDMI